The following proteins are encoded in a genomic region of Nycticebus coucang isolate mNycCou1 chromosome 17, mNycCou1.pri, whole genome shotgun sequence:
- the APC gene encoding adenomatous polyposis coli protein isoform X4: MAAASYDQLLKQVEALKMENSNLRQELEDNSNHLTKLETEASNMKEVLKQLQGSIEDEAMASSGQIDLLERLKELNLDSSNFPGVKLRSKMSLRSYGSREGSVSSRSGECSPVPMGSFPRRGFINGSRESTGYLEELEKERSLLLADLDKEEKEKDWYYAQLQNLTKRIDSLPLTENFSLQTDMTRRQLEYEARQIRVAMEEQLGTCQDMEKRAQRRIARIQQIEKDILRIRQLLQSQATEAERSSQNKHEASSHEAERQNEGQGVPEINMATSGSGQGSTTRMDHETASVLSSGSTPSAPRRLTSHLGTKIRAYCETCWEWQEAHEQGMDQDKNPMPAPVEHQICPAVCVLMKLSFDEEHRHAMNELGRKATRGISSQELGQGLSGGLQAIAELLQVDCEMYGLTNDHYSITLRRYAGMALTNLTFGDVANKATLCSMKGCMRALVAQLKSESEDLQQVIASVLRNLSWRADVNSKKTLREVGSVKALMECALEVKKESTLKSVLSALWNLSAHCTENKADICAVDGALAFLVGTLTYRSQTNTLAIIESGGGILRNVSSLIATNEDHRQILRDNNCLQTLLQHLKSHSLTIVSNACGTLWNLSARNPKDQEALWDMGAVSMLKNLIHSKHKMIAMGSAAALRNLMANRPAKYKDANIMSPGSSLPSLHVRKQKALEAELDAQHLSETFDNIDNLSPKASHRSKQRHKQNLYGDYVFDTNRHDDNRSDNFNAGNMTVLSPYLNTTVLPSSSSSRGSLDSSRSEKDKSLERERGIGLGNYHPGTENPGTSSKRGLQISTTAAQIAKVMEEVSAIHTSQEERSSGSTTELHCVTDERNALRRSSAAHTHPNTYSFTKSENSNRTCSMPYAKLEYKRSSNDSLNSVSSSDGYGKRGQMKPSIESYSEDDESKFCSYGQYPADLAHKIHSANHMDDNDGELDTPINYSLKYSDEQLNSGRQSPSQSERWARPKHIIEDEIKQSEQRQSRSQSATYPVYTENTDDKHLKFQPHFGQQDCVSPYRSRGASGSETNRVGSNHGINQNVSQSLCQEDDYEDDKPTNYSERYSEEEQHEEEERPTNYSIKYNEEKHLVDQPIDYSLKYATDISSSQKQSFSFSKSSSGPSAKTEHIPSSSENTSTPSSNSKRQNQLHPSSTQSRSAQTQKATSCKVSSINQETIQTYCVEDTPICFSRCSSLSSLSSADDEIGCDQTTQEADSANTLQIAEIKENSGPRSAEDPVSEVPAVSQHIRSKSSRLQASGLSSESTRQKAVEFSSGAKSPSKSGAQTPKSPPEHYVQETPLMFSRCTSVSSLDSFESRSIASSVQSEPCSGMVSGIISPSDLPDSPGQTMPPSRSKTPPPPPQTVQTKREVPKNKVPTAEKRESGPKQAAINAAVQRVQVLPDADTLLHFATESTPDGFSCSSSLSALSLDEPFIQKDVELRIMPPVQENDNGNETESEQHEESNENQEKEAEKPIDSEKDLLDDSDDDDIEILEECIISAMPTKSSHKTKKTGQTASKLPPPVARKPSQLPVYKLLPSQNRLQAQKHVSFTPGDDMPRVYCVEGTPINFSTATSLSDLTIESPPNELAAGEGVRAGTQSGEFEKRDTIPTEGRSTDEAQRGKTSSITIPELDDSKTEEGDILAECINSAMPKGKSHKPFRVKKIMDQVQQASVSSPGTNKNQLDAKKKKPTSPVKPIPQNTEYRAHIRKNADSKNTLSAERAFSDNKESKKQNLKNNSKDFNNKLPSNEDRVRGSFAFDSPHHYTPIEGTPYCFSRNDSLSSLDFDDDDVDLSREKAELRKGKENKDSEAKVTSHTDLSSNQQAANKTQAVTKHPLNRAQSKPVLQKQSTFPQSSKDIPDRGAATDEKLQNFAIENTPVCFSRNSSLSSLSDIDQENNNNKENEPMKETEPPDSQGESNKPQASGYAPKSFHVEDTPVCFSRNSSLSSLSIDSEDDLLQECISSAMPKKKKPSRLKGDNEKHSPRNMGGILAEDLTLDLKDIQRPDSEHGLSPDSENFDWKAIQEGANSIVSSLHQAAAAACLSRQASSDSDSILSLKSGISLGSPFHLTPDQEEKPFTSNKGPRILKPGEKSTLETKKIESENKGIKGGKKVYKSLITGKIRSNSEVASQMKQPLQTNMPSISRGRTMIHIPGVRNSSSSTSPVSKKGPPLKTPPSKSPSEGQTATTSPRGTKPSVKSELSPVARQTSQISGSNKGPSRSGSRDSTPSRPAQQPLSRPMQSPGRNSISPGRNGISPPNKLSQLPRTSSPSTASTKSSGSGKMSYTSPGRQMSQQNLTKQTGLPKNGSSIPRSESASKGLNQMNNGNGSNKKVELSRMSSTKSSGSESDRSERPVLVRQSTFIKEAPSPTLRRKLEESASFESLSPSSRPDSPTRSQAQTPVLSPSLPDMSLATHSSVQAGGWRKLPPNLSPTVEYNDGRPAKRHDIARSHSESPSRLPINRAGTWKREHSKHSSSLPRVSTWRRTGSSSSILSASSESSEKAKSEDEKHVHSISGTKQSKENQVSTKGTWRKIKESEISPTSSTSQTTSSGATNGAESKTLIYQMAPAVSKTEDVWVRIEDCPINNPRSGRSPTGNTPPVIDSVSEKGNPNVKDSKDNQGKQNVGNGTTSVRTVGLENRLNSFIQVDAPDQKGTETKAGQSNPGPASETNESSIAERTPFSSSSSSKHSSPSGTVAARVTPFNYNPSPRKSSADSTSARPSQIPTPVNNTKKRDSKTDSTESSGTQSPKRHSGSYLVTSV, from the exons AGGTCATCTCAGAACAAGCATGAGGCCAGCTCACATGAAGCTGAGCGGCAGAATGAAGGTCAAGGAGTGCCGGAAATCAACATGGCAACTTCTGGTAGTGGTCAG GGTTCTACTACACGAATGGACCATGAAACAGCCAGTGTCTTGAGTTCTGGTAGCACACCCTCTGCACCTCGGAGACTGACAAGTCATCTGGGAACCAAG ATACGAGCTTACTGTGAAACCTGTTGGGAGTGGCAGGAAGCCCATGAACAAGGCATGGACCAGGACAAAAATCCAA tgccAGCTCCTGTTGAGCATCAGATTTGTCCTGCTGTATGTGTTCTGATGAAACTTTCATTTGATGAAGAACATAGGCATGCAATGAATGAGCTTG gTAGGAAGGCTACCCGGGGCATTTCATCACAGGAGCTAGGGCAGGGGCTTTCAG GGGGACTACAGGCCATTGCAGAGTTATTGCAAGTGGACTGTGAAATGTATGGGCTTACTAACGACCACTACAGTATTACACTAAGACGATATGCTGGAATGGCTTTGACAAACTTGACTTTCGGAGATGTAGCCAACAAG GCTACGCTGTGCTCCATGAAAGGCTGCATGAGAGCACTTGTGGCCCAACTAAAATCTGAAAGTGAAGACTTACAGCAG GTTATTGCAAGTGTTTTGAGGAATTTGTCTTGGCGAGCAGATGTAAATAGTAAAAAGACATTACGGGAAGTTGGAAGTGTGAAAGCATTGATGGAATGTGCTTTGGAAGTTAAAAAG GAATCCACCCTCAAAAGTGTATTGAGTGCCTTATGGAATTTGTCAGCACATTGCACTGAGAATAAAGCTGATATATGTGCTGTAGACGGTGCACTTGCATTTTTGGTTGGCACTCTCACTTACCGGAGCCAGACAAATACTTTAGCCATTATTGAAAGTGGTGGTGGGATATTACGGAATGTGTCCAGCTTGATCGCTACAAATGAGGACCACAG gCAAATTCTAAGAGATAACAACTGCCTACAAACCTTGTTACAACACTTGAAATCTCACAGTTTGACAATAGTCAGTAATGCCTGTGGAACTCTGTGGAATCTCTCAGCAAGAAATCCTAAAGACCAGGAAGCGCTATGGGACATGGGGGCAGTTAGCATGCTCAAGAACCTCATCCATTCCAAGCACAAAATGATTGCTATGGGAAGTGCTGCAGCTTTAAGGAATCTCATGGCAAATAGACCCGCAAAGTATAAGGATGCCAATATCATGTCACCTGGTTCAAGCTTGCCTTCTCTTCATGTTAGGAAACAAAAAGCCCTAGAAGCAGAATTAGATGCTCAGCATTTATCAGAAACTTTTGACAATATTGACAATTTAAGTCCCAAGGCATCTCATCGTAGTAAGCAGAGGCACAAACAAAATCTCTATGGTGACTATGTTTTTGACACCAATAGACATGATGATAATAGGTCAGACAACTTTAACGCTGGAAACATGACTGTCCTTTCACCATATTTGAATACTACAGTATTACCCAGCTCCTCTTCTTCAAGGGGAAGTTTAGATAGTTCTCGTTctgaaaaagataaaagtttAGAGAGAGAACGAGGAATTGGCCTGGGCAACTACCATCCAGGAACAGAAAATCCAGGAACCTCTTCGAAACGAGGTTTGCAGATCTCCACAACTGCAGCCCAGATTGCCAAAGTCATGGAAGAGGTATCAGCCATTCATACCTCCCAGGAAGAGAGAAGCTCCGGGTCTACCACTGAGCTGCACTGTGTGACAGACGAGAGAAACGCACTGAGAAGAAGCTCTGCTGCCCACACACATCCAAACACATACAGTTTCACCAAGTCGGAAAATTCAAACAGGACATGTTCTATGCCTTATGCCAAACTGGAATATAAGAGATCTTCAAATGATAGTTTAAATAGTGTCAGTAGTAGTGATGGTTATGGTAAAAGAGGTCAAATGAAACCCTCAATTGAATCCTATTCTGAAGATGATGAAAGTAAGTTTTGCAGTTACGGTCAATATCCAGCTGACCTAGCCCACAAAATACATAGTGCCAATCATATGGATGATAATGACGGAGAACTAGATACACCAATAAATTATAGTCTTAAATATTCAGATGAGCAATTGAACTCTGGAAGGCAAAGTCCTTCACAGAGTGAAAGATGGGCAAGACCCAAACACATAatagaagatgaaataaaacaaagtgaGCAAAGACAATCACGGAGTCAAAGCGCGACTTACCCTGTATATACAGAGAACACTGATGATAAGCACCTCAAGTTCCAGCCACATTTTGGCCAGCAGGACTGTGTTTCCCCATATAGATCAAGAGGAGCCAGTGGTTCAGAAACAAATCGAGTGGGTTCTAATCATGGAATTAATCAAAATGTAAGCCAGTCTTTGTGTCAGGAAGATGACTATGAAGATGATAAGCCAACCAACTACAGTGAGCGTTACTCTGAGGAAGAGCAGCATGAAGAAGAAGAGAGACCAACAAATTACAGCATAAAATACAATGAAGAAAAGCATCTTGTGGATCAGCCTATTGATTATAGTTTGAAATATGCCACAGACATTTCCTCCTCACAGAAACAGTCATTTTCATTCTCAAAGAGTTCATCTGGACCAAGTGCTAAAACTGAGCACATCCCTTCAAGCAGTGAGAACACATCCACACCATCATCTAATTCCAAGAGGCAGAATCAGCTCCATCCAAGTTCAACCCAAAGCAGAAGTGCTCAGACTCAAAAAGCTACCTCTTGCAAAGTTTCTTCTATCAACCAAGAAACAATACAGACTTACTGTGTTGAAGATACTCCAATATGTTTTTCAAGATGTAGTTCACTATCTTCTTTGTCATCGGCTGATGATGAAATAGGATGTGATCAGACAACACAGGAAGCAGATTCTGCTAATACTTTGCAGatagcagaaataaaagaaaatagtggcCCCAGATCAGCTGAAGATCCTGTGAGTGAGGTTCCGGCAGTGTCGCAGCACATTAGAAGCAAATCCAGCAGACTCCAGGCTTCTGGTTTATCTTCTGAATCAACCAGGCAAAAAGCTGTTGAATTTTCTTCAGGGGCCAAATCACCCTCCAAAAGTGGTGCTCAGACACCCAAAAGTCCACCAGAGCACTATGTGCAGGAGACTCCACTCATGTTCAGCAGGTGCACATCTGTCAGCTCACTTGACAGCTTTGAGAGTCGCTCGATTGCCAGCTCTGTTCAGAGTGAACCATGCAGTGGAATGGTGAGTGGAATCATAAGCCCCAGTGACCTTCCAGATAGCCCTGGACAAACCATGCCACCAAGCAGAAGCAAgacccctccaccccctcctcaaACAGTTCAAACCAAGCGAGAGGTACCTAAAAATAAAGTGCCTACGGCTGAGAAGAGAGAGAGTGGGCCTAAGCAGGCCGCTATAAATGCTGCAGTCCAGAGGGTCCAGGTTCTTCCAGATGCTGATACTTTATTACACTTTGCCACAGAAAGTACTCCAGATGGATTTTCTTGTTCCTCTAGCCTGAGTGCCCTGAGCCTTGATGAGCCATTTATACAAAAAGATGTGGAATTAAGAATAATGCCTCCAGTTCAAGAAAATGACAATGGGAATGAAACAGAATCTGAACAACATGAAGAATCAAAtgaaaaccaggaaaaagaggcagaaaaaccaATTGATTCTGAGAAAGATCTATTAGATGATTCAGATGATGATGATATTGAAATACTAGAAGAATGTATTATTTCTGCCATGCCAACAAAGTCatcacataaaacaaaaaaaacaggccaGACTGCTTCAAAATTACCTCCACCTGTGGCAAGGAAACCAAGTCAACTTCCTGTGTACAAACTTCTGCCATCACAAAACAGGTTGCAGGCACAAAAGCACGTAAGTTTTACACCAGGAGATGATATGCCACGAGTGTATTGTGTAGAAGGGACACCGATAAACTTTTCCACAGCTACATCTCTAAGTGATCTAACAATAGAATCTCCTCCCAATGAGTTGGCTGCTGGAGAAGGTGTTAGAGCAGGGACACAGTCAGGAGAATTTGAAAAACGAGATACCATTCCTACAGAAGGCAGAAGTACAGATGAGGCTCAAAGAGGGAAAACCTCCTCCATAACCATACCTGAGCTGGATGACAGTAAAACAGAGGAAGGTGATATTCTTGCAGAATGCATTAATTCTGCTATGCCCAAAGGGAAGAGTCACAAGCCTTTCCGTGTGAAAAAGATAATGGACCAGGTTCAGCAAGCATCTGTGTCTTCACCTGGAACTAACAAAAATCAGTTAGATGCTAAGAAAAAGAAACCTACTTCACCAGTAAAGCCTATACCACAAAACACTGAATATAGGGCACATATAAGAAAAAATGCAGACTCAAAAAACACTTTGAGTGCTGAAAGAGCTTTCTCAGACAACAAAGAGTCAAAGAAACAGAACTTGAAAAATAATTCCAAGGACTTCAATAATAAGCTGCCAAGTAATgaagacagagtcagaggaagctTTGCTTTTGATTCGCCTCATCATTACACACCCATTGAAGGCACTCCTTACTGCTTCTCACGAAATGATtctttgagttctctggattttgatgatgatgatgttgacCTTTCCAGGGAAAAGGCTGAattaagaaaagggaaagaaaataaggaCTCAGAAGCTAAAGTTACCAGTCACACAGACCTGTCCTCAAATCAACAAGCAGCTAATAAGACACAAGCTGTTACAAAACATCCACTAAATCGAGCTCAGTCTAAACCTGTACTGCAGAAACAATCCACTTTTCCTCAGTCATCCAAAGATATACCAGACAGAGGGGCAGCAACTGATGAAAAACTACAGAATTTTGCTATTGAAAACACTCCCGTTTGCTTTTCTCGGAATTCCTCTCTGAGTTCTCTTAGTGACATTGAccaagaaaacaataacaacaaagaaaatgaaccTATGAAAGAGACTGAGCCCCCTGACTCACAGGGAGAATCAAATAAACCTCAGGCATCAGGTTATGCTCCTAAATCTTTTCATGTTGAAGATACCCCTGTTTGTTTCTCAAGAAACAGTTCTCTTAGTTCTCTTAGTATTGACTCTGAAGATGACCTGTTGCAGGAATGTATAAGTTCTGcaatgccaaaaaagaaaaagccttcaaGACTCAAGGGTGATAATGAAAAACATAGTCCCAGAAATATGGGTGGCATATTAGCTGAAGATTTGACCCTTGATTTGAAAGATATACAGAGACCAGATTCAGAACATGGTTTATCCCCTGATTCAGAAAATTTTGATTGGAAAGCTATTCAGGAAGGTGCAAATTCCATAGTCAGTAGTTTACAtcaagctgctgctgctgcctgttTATCTAGACAAGCCTCATCTGATTCAGATTCCATCCTTTCGCTGAAATCAGGAATCTCTCTGGGATCACCATTTCATCTTACCCCTGATCAAGAGGAAAAACCCTTTACAAGTAATAAAGGCCCACGAATTCTGAAACCTGGGGAGAAAAGTACATTGGAAACTAAAAAGATAGAAtctgaaaataaaggaatcaaaggaggaaaaaaagtttataaaagttTGATTACTGGAAAAATACGGTCCAACTCCGAAGTGGCAAGCCAAATGAAACAGCCTCTTCAAACAAACATGCCTTCCATCTCTCGAGGCAGGACAATGATTCATATTCCAGGAGTTCGAAATAGCTCCTCAAGTACAagtcctgtttctaaaaaaggCCCACCCCTTAAGACTCCACCCTCCAAAAGCCCTAGTGAAGGTCAGACAGCCACTACGTCTCCCAGAGGAACCAAGCCATCGGTGAAATCAGAATTGAGCCCTGTTGCCAGGCAGACATCTCAAATAAGTGGGTCAAATAAAGGGCCTTCCAGATCGGGATCCAGAGATTCCACCCCTTCAAGACCTGCCCAGCAGCCATTAAGTAGACCAATGCAATCTCCAGGGAGAAACTCAATTTCCCCTGGTAGAAATGGAATAAGTCCTCCCAACAAATTATCTCAACTGCCAAGGACATCATCTCCTAGTACCGCTTCAACTAAATCCTCAGGTTCTGGGAAAATGTCATATACATCTCCAGGCAGACAGATGAGCCAGCAGAACCTTACCAAACAAACAGGTTTACCCAAGAATGGCAGTAGTATCCCAAGAAGTGAGTCTGCTTCCAAAGGACTAAATCAGATGAATAATGGCAATGGATCCAATAAGAAAGTAGAACTTTCTAGAATGTCTTCCACTAAATCAAGTGGAAGTGAATCTGATAGGTCAGAAAGACCCGTATTAGTACGCCAGTCAACTTTCATCAAAGAAGCTCCAAGCCCAACCTTAAGGAGAAAATTGGAGGAATCTGCTTCATTTgaatctctctctccatcttctcGACCAGATTCCCCCACCAGGTCCCAGGCACAAACTCCAGTTTTAAGTCCTTCCCTTCCTGATATGTCTTTAGCCACACATTCATCTGTTCAAGCTGGTGGGTGGCGAAAACTTCCACCTAATCTCAGCCCCACTGTAGAATATAATGATGGAAGACCAGCAAAACGTCATGATATAGCTAGATCCCATTCTGAAAGCCCGTCCAGACTTCCAATCAACAGGGCAGGAACTTGGAAACGTGAACACAGCAAACACTCATCATCTCTTCCTCGAGTAAGCACTTGGAGAAGAACTGGAAGTTCATCTTCAATTCTTTCTGCTTCCTCAGAATCCAGTGAAAAAGCAAAAAGTGAAGATGAAAAACATGTGCACTCTATTTCAGGAACCAAACAAAGTAAAGAAAACCAAGTATCCACAAAAGgaacatggagaaaaataaaagaaagtgaaatttctCCCACAAGTAGTACTTCTCAGACTACTTCCTCAGGTGCTACAAATGGTGCTGAATCAAAGACTCTAATTTATCAAATGGCACCTGCTGTTTCTAAAACAGAGGATGTTTGGGTTAGAATTGAAGACTGTCCCATTAACAACCCTAGATCTGGAAGATCTCCTACAGGGAATACTCCCCCAGTGATTGACAGTGTTTcagaaaaaggaaatccaaatgttAAAGATTCAAAAGATAATCAGGGAAAACAAAACGTGGGTAATGGCACTACTTCTGTGCGCACCGTGGGTTTGGAAAATCGTCTGAACTCCTTTATTCAGGTGGATGCCCCAGACCAAAAAGGAACTGAGACAAAAGCAGGACAAAGTAATCCGGGCCCTGCATCAGAGACTAACGAAAGTTCTATAGCAGAGCGTACCCCTTTCAGTTCTAGCAGCTCAAGCAAACACAGTTCACCTAGTGGGACTGTTGCTGCCAGAGTGACTCCTTTTAATTACAACCCAAGCCCTAGGAAAAGCAGCGCAGACAGCACTTCAGCCCGGCCATCGCAGATCCCAACACCAGTGAATAACACAAAGAAGCGAGACTCAAAAACTGACAGCACAGAATCCAGCGGGACTCAAAGCCCTAAGCGCCATTCTGGGTCTTACCTTGTGACATCTGTTTGA